CCCGCGGGGACGCCGGCGACGGAGACCTCGACGCGATGGGCCGCGCCGTCGTTGAGCCGCGCCGCGAACGGCGTGAGGTCGTAGACGATCGGCTGCACGTCGAAGGCGCGCGGCGCGGGCGTCACGTACCAGAGGAAGGGGTTGGACCAGCCGCCGGTCCAGACGTGCGGGAAGGGGGCCGCGATGCCGGCGAGCTTCCCGTCGACGGAGATCCGCACCTCCCGGTAGGGCCCGTCGGTGGCCTTGCAGGAGTAGGGGGCCGCGTCCGGGACGGTGAGGTACCAGAACTCCTCGCAGCCGCCGCCGGATCCGGTGGCGTACACCTCGGCGAGGACCCGTTCGGTGTTGCGCGGGGTGGTGAGGGTGGCGCCGGTCAGCGGGACGACGCGGTCGGGGGTGCCGGCGGCGGGCTTCACCCCGCCTTCGGCGGTGTGGAAGGTGAGGGTGACGCGGACGTCGATGACCCCGGTGTACGTCTCGTTCACGACGTTGCCGATGAGCATCTCGACGGGCTGCGGGCGGCTGAGGGTGTCGCGGTAGCGGGTGACGTCCTTCTCGACGGACCAGGTGATCCCGTCGGGCGAGGGCTCGGGGGTGGAGGTGCGGAGCAGCTCGACGCCGCCGAGGGTGAGGTAGCCCAGACGGTCGTACTGGCGGCCCTTGACCTGTCCGTCGAGGCGCAGGACGACCTTGTTCCAGCGCTTGCCCGTGCCGCACTCCTTCGGCGGGGTGTAGCTCCCCTTGTACGGGGTGAAGTCGCGGAACCGGGCGGCGGCGAGGGTGACTTCGCAGCTGCGGGTTCCGGGGGTGTCGACGGGCGGGGCGGCGGTGACCGGGTCGTGCCAGTCGGTGGTGAACTCGGCGGGCGGCGTCGGGCCGTTCGGACCGTCGGCGGCGGCCGGGTGGGCGGTGAACAGCGCTCCGGCGGCGAGCACCAGAGCGCCGATCACGCTCGTGATCTTGAGTGATCTCATGGGCCGGAAGTGAAGCGCGCCCGTGCCGCGCGGTCCAGAGGACGATGAGCGGACATGGCGCGATCTGTTCCCTCATGGGGAAATTCGATTGCCGCTCCCCGGGGAAGAAGCGAACCTTGCACGGTTTCCCCATCGTGGTCGCACACCGCCCGGCACACCACCGGCACGCGATCCCCCAGACGGACCCGGAGATCCTGGGCAGCCATGCAGATTCGAGATCTTCCCTTCGCCGACCCAGGGGTCCCCGACGTCCGCTCGGGCACCCGGTTCCTCCTCTGGCTCGGCCGACAACAGCTCGGCGGGCAGGTGAAGTCCCTGCTCTGGGGGCTGCTGCACCATCTGGGCATCGCCGGTCTGCCGCTCGGCGTCGGCCTCGCCGTCCAGGCGGTCGTGGACCGCGACGGCGGACGGCTCGCGCTCGCCGGGGTGCTGCTCCTGGCCCTCGGGGCGGCGATCGCGGCCGGCGACGTGATGCTCCACCGCACCGCCGTCACCAACTGGATCACCGCCGCCGCCCGTGTGCAGCAGCTCCTCTCCCGCAAGACCGCCGAACTGGGCTCCGTCCTGACCCGGCGGGTCGCCGCCGGAGAAGTCGTCGCCGTGTCGACCGGTGACGTCGAGCGGATCGGCTGGTTCGTCGAGGCGCTGTCCCGGTTCGCCGCGGCCGCCCTCACCCTGGTCGTCATCTGCGTCGGCCTCGTCGTCTACCAGCCGGCCCTCGGCGTCGTCGTCGCGGCCGGCATCCCCGTCCTGGCCCTCGCCGTGCTGCCGCTGCTCCCCCGCGCGACCCGCCGGGCGGACGTCCAGCGCGAGAAGGCCGGCAAGGCCACCGAGCTGGCCTCGGACACGGTCGCCGGGCTCCGGGTGCTGCGCGGCATCGGCGGCGAGGAGCTCTTCCTCGGCCGCTACCGCGCAGCCTCCCAGGAGGTCCGCCGGGCCGCCGTGCACAGCGCGCGGATGTGGGCACTGATCGCCGCCATCCAGGTCGTCCTGCCCGGCCTGCTGCTCATCGCCGTGGTGGCGTACGGGACGCGGCTCGCGCTCGACGGGCGGATCGAGGTCGGCGAACTCGTCACGGTCTACAGCGCGGTGGCCCTGACCCATCACGCGCTGCGGAACTTCGAGGAGATCGCCCAGGCCTTCTCCTTCTCGCGGCCGTCCGCGAAACGGGCCGCCCGCGTCCTCTCGCTGACCCGCACCACGACCACGGTCCCGGAGGCCCGGAAGGTCGGGGCCGGCGGCGCCCTGTACGACCCGCTCACCGGGCTGCGCGCCCCCGCCGGGCTGTTCACGGCCGTGGTCTGCGGCGATCCGGACGTGGCCGGGCGGCTCGCGGACCGGCTCGGCGGCCACCCGACGGAGCCGGCCGACGACCACACCTCGGTCCTCCTCGGCGGGGTGCCGCTCGACGAACTGTCGCTGGAGGACGCCCGTACCGCCGTCCTCGTCCAGGACAAGGAGCCGGTGCTGCTCTCGGGCACCCTCCGCGAGCTGCTCGACGTGCCCACCTCGGGCAAGGTCCGGGCCGAGCACGCGCTCGCCGCCGCCCAGTGCGACGACGTCCTCGACGCGCTCGCGCAGGCCTCCGTCACCACCGGCGGCGACCCGATGCTCACCCGCATCACCGAGCGGGGCCGCTCGCTCTCCGGCGGCCAGCGCCAGCGGCTCGCCCTGGCCCGGTCCCTGTTCGCCGACCCGGAGGTGCTCGTCCTCGACGAGCCGACCTCGGCGGTCGACGCGCACACCGAGGCGGCCGTCGCCACCTGGATCGGGGAACTGCGCAGGAACAGGACCACGGTGGTGCTCACCTCCTCGCCGCTGGTCCTGGACCGCGCCGAGCGGGTCGTGCTGGTCCACGAGGGCCAGGCGGTCGCCATCGGCAGCCACCGCGCACTGCTCGCCATGGAGCCGCGCTACCGCGCGGTCGTCACCCGCGAGACCGACGAGGAGCTCGCCACCGCGTCCCGGGGCGCGGGCGAACTCGAAGCACTGGAAGGGGAATCGGCATGATCGGCCTGGCGCCGCCGGAGTACGACCCGGCGGCCCCGAAGACGGCGACGACGCTGCCCGTCGCCGGGACGGCCACCGTCCGCGACTACGTCCGCGAGCTGCTGCGCCGGCACCGCCGGGCGTTCGCGCTGCTCATCGGGGTGAACGCGGTCGCCGTGATCGCCTCGATGGCCGGCCCGTACCTGCTCGGTTCGGTGGTGGACGGCCTCGCGGACGGGGCCCGTGACCTCCCTCTGCAGCGTACGGTCGCGCTGTTCGCGCTCGCGCTGCTCGTCCAGACCGTGTTCGTACGGCTCGTCCGGCTGCGCGGGGCGATGCTCGGCGAGGAGATGCTCGCGGATCTCCGCGAGGACTTCCTCGTCCGCGCGGTCCGCCTGCCGCCCGGCGTGCTCGAACGGGCCGGGACGGGCGATCTGCTCTCCCGGATCACCACGGACATCGACCGGCTGGCCAACGCGATGCGCCAGGCCGTCCCCCAACTGGCCATCGGGGTCGTCTGGGCGGGGCTGCTGCTCGGCGGCCTCGCCGTGACCGCGCCGCCGCTCGCGCTCGCCGCGCTGCTCGCGGCGCCGGTCCTGATCGTGGGCTGCCGGTGGTACTTCAAGCGGGCGCCGTCCGCGTACCGCTCGGAGTCCGCGGGGTACGCGGCGGTGGCCGCCGCGCTCGCCGAGACGGTCGACGCGGGCCGCACGGTCGAGGCGCACCGCCTCGGCAAGCGGCGCATCGCGCTGTCGGACCGGCGGATCTCGGAGTGGGTGGCCTGGGAGCGGTACACGCTCTTCCTGCGCTCGGTGCTCTTCCCCGTCATCAACCTGACGCACACGACGGTGCTGTGCGCGGTCCTGCTGCTCGGCGGGGTGTTCGTGCTCCAGGGCTGGATCGACGTGGGGCAGCTGACGACGGGCGCGCTCCTCGCGCAGATGCTGGTGGACCCGATCGGGATCGTGCTGCGCTGGTACGACGAACTCCAGGTCGCGCAGGTGTCGCTGGCCCGGCTCGTCGGCGTCCGGGAGATCGAGCCGGACGCGGGCGACCGGGAGGTGCGGCCCGAGGGCCGGGCGATGGAGGCGGACGAGGTCCGGTTCGGCTACCGCGAGGGCGTCGACGTGCTGCACGAGGTGTCCCTGAAGCTGGCGCCCGGCACCCGGCTCGCCCTGGTCGGGCCGTCGGGCGCGGGCAAGTCCACCCTGGGCCGGCTGCTCGCGGGGATCTACGCCCCGAGGGCGGGCTCGGTCACCCTCGGCGCCGCCGAGCTGGCCAGGATGCCCGCGGAGCGGGTCCGCGAGCACGTGGCCCTGGTCAACCAGGAGCACCACGTCTTCGTGGGCTCCCTCCGCGACAATCTGCTCCTGGCCGAGCCGGGGGCCACGGACGCGGACCTGTGGGCGGCGCTCGCGGCGGTGGACGCGGAGGGCTGGGCCCGGGCCCTCGACGAGGGCCTGGGCACGGAGGTCGGCTCGGGCGGCCGCTCGGTCACCCCGGCGCAGGCCC
This is a stretch of genomic DNA from Streptomyces sp. R44. It encodes these proteins:
- a CDS encoding peptide-N4-asparagine amidase — translated: MRSLKITSVIGALVLAAGALFTAHPAAADGPNGPTPPAEFTTDWHDPVTAAPPVDTPGTRSCEVTLAAARFRDFTPYKGSYTPPKECGTGKRWNKVVLRLDGQVKGRQYDRLGYLTLGGVELLRTSTPEPSPDGITWSVEKDVTRYRDTLSRPQPVEMLIGNVVNETYTGVIDVRVTLTFHTAEGGVKPAAGTPDRVVPLTGATLTTPRNTERVLAEVYATGSGGGCEEFWYLTVPDAAPYSCKATDGPYREVRISVDGKLAGIAAPFPHVWTGGWSNPFLWYVTPAPRAFDVQPIVYDLTPFAARLNDGAAHRVEVSVAGVPAGQSGWSIPTNVLLWQDEGSEVVTGGLDRHEFGTPRNSAVYTAGSPDVLETTGGDTLTVAGHLNTSHGRVATTVTRTVDHRSTHSWGADENPDALAARWTDDETVTVGRTATRTRRTYTMDGEISVDGGNRLRTVLTVGDRAAVDVVRDGRRLSWSRLDDTYTGDASFTLGVPRDQRHAVGTSTERYRLYGSDGCYDRSLTTVQGTVTQDLRRC
- a CDS encoding ABC transporter transmembrane domain-containing protein, with amino-acid sequence MQIRDLPFADPGVPDVRSGTRFLLWLGRQQLGGQVKSLLWGLLHHLGIAGLPLGVGLAVQAVVDRDGGRLALAGVLLLALGAAIAAGDVMLHRTAVTNWITAAARVQQLLSRKTAELGSVLTRRVAAGEVVAVSTGDVERIGWFVEALSRFAAAALTLVVICVGLVVYQPALGVVVAAGIPVLALAVLPLLPRATRRADVQREKAGKATELASDTVAGLRVLRGIGGEELFLGRYRAASQEVRRAAVHSARMWALIAAIQVVLPGLLLIAVVAYGTRLALDGRIEVGELVTVYSAVALTHHALRNFEEIAQAFSFSRPSAKRAARVLSLTRTTTTVPEARKVGAGGALYDPLTGLRAPAGLFTAVVCGDPDVAGRLADRLGGHPTEPADDHTSVLLGGVPLDELSLEDARTAVLVQDKEPVLLSGTLRELLDVPTSGKVRAEHALAAAQCDDVLDALAQASVTTGGDPMLTRITERGRSLSGGQRQRLALARSLFADPEVLVLDEPTSAVDAHTEAAVATWIGELRRNRTTVVLTSSPLVLDRAERVVLVHEGQAVAIGSHRALLAMEPRYRAVVTRETDEELATASRGAGELEALEGESA
- a CDS encoding ABC transporter ATP-binding protein, with the protein product MIGLAPPEYDPAAPKTATTLPVAGTATVRDYVRELLRRHRRAFALLIGVNAVAVIASMAGPYLLGSVVDGLADGARDLPLQRTVALFALALLVQTVFVRLVRLRGAMLGEEMLADLREDFLVRAVRLPPGVLERAGTGDLLSRITTDIDRLANAMRQAVPQLAIGVVWAGLLLGGLAVTAPPLALAALLAAPVLIVGCRWYFKRAPSAYRSESAGYAAVAAALAETVDAGRTVEAHRLGKRRIALSDRRISEWVAWERYTLFLRSVLFPVINLTHTTVLCAVLLLGGVFVLQGWIDVGQLTTGALLAQMLVDPIGIVLRWYDELQVAQVSLARLVGVREIEPDAGDREVRPEGRAMEADEVRFGYREGVDVLHEVSLKLAPGTRLALVGPSGAGKSTLGRLLAGIYAPRAGSVTLGAAELARMPAERVREHVALVNQEHHVFVGSLRDNLLLAEPGATDADLWAALAAVDAEGWARALDEGLGTEVGSGGRSVTPAQAQQIALARLVLADPHTLVLDEATSLLDPRAARHLERSLGRVLDGRTVVAIAHRLHTAHDADLIAVVEAGRISELGSHEELVAADGAYAALWRSWHG